In Tenrec ecaudatus isolate mTenEca1 chromosome 4, mTenEca1.hap1, whole genome shotgun sequence, a single window of DNA contains:
- the LOC142447273 gene encoding C-C chemokine receptor type 1-like has translation MDTSLGTGGEARMETATTSMDYGITTEYSYEDSTPCQKKEVRALGAQFLPLLYSLVFIVGLVGNMLVILVFLQYKRLRNMTSIYLFNLALSDLLFLFTLPFWIDYKLKDNWAFGNGMCKLLSGFYYIGLYSEIFFIILLTFDRYLAIVHAVFALRARTITFGIVSSIVTWALAILASIPGWHFSRSQIEVNHYTCSLHFPHESLKMWKQFQALKLNILGLVLPLLVMVACYTGIIKILLKRPNEKKTKAVRLIFVIMILFFLFWTPYNLAILVSAFQDVLFTNECEQSKQLDMAIQVTEIISFTHCCINPIIYVFVGERFQKYLCQLLLKMGGRRLSERLERASSLSPSTREQELSVGL, from the exons ATGGATACATCCCTTGGAACCGGAG GAGAAGCCAGGATGGAAACAGCGACCACCTCAATGGACTATGGCATAACCACGGAGTACAGCTATGAAGATTCAACCCCGTGCCAGAAGAAGGAGGTGCGAGCATTGGGGGCCCAGTTCCTTCCCCTTCTGTACTCCCTGGTGTTCATCGTTGGCCTGGTCGGCAACATGCTGGTGATCCTGGTCTTCCTGCAGTACAAGAGGCTCAGGAACATGACCAGTATCTACCTCTTCAACCTGGCCCTTTCTGACCTGCTCTTCCTTTTCACGCTGCCATTTTGGATTGACTATAAACTGAAGGATAACTGGGCTTTTGGCAATGGCATGTGTAAATTACTCTCGGGGTTTTACTACATCGGCTTGTACAGCGAGATCTTTTTCATTATCCTGTTGACGTTCGACAGATACCTGGCCATCGTTCACGCTGTGTTTGCGCTGCGGGCCCGGACCATTACCTTTGGTATCGTAAGCAGCATCGTTACCTGGGCCTTGGCCATCTTGGCATCCATCCCAGGCTGGCATTTTTCCAGGTCCCAGATCGAGGTCAATCATTATACCTGCAGCCTACATTTCCCACACGAGAGCCTCAAAATGTGGAAACAGTTCCAGGCTCTGAAACTGAACATCTTGGGGCTGGTTTTGCCTCTGCTGGTCATGGTGGCTTGCTACACGGGGATTATCAAGATTCTGCTCAAGCGACCAAATGAAAAGAAGACCAAAGCCGTCCGGCTGATCTTTGTCATCAtgatcctcttcttcctcttttggaCCCCCTACAATTTGGCCATCTTGGTCTCTGCTTTCCAAGATGTGCTTTTTACCAACGAGTGTGAGCAGAGCAAACAGCTGGACATGGCCATACAGGTGACGGAGATCATCTCGTTCACGCACTGCTGCATCAACCCCATCATCTATGTCTTTGTTGGCGAGAGGTTCCAGAAGTACCTCTGCCAATTGCTCCTCAAGATGGGAGGCAGGCGCCTCTCCGAGAGGCTGGAAAGGGCCAGTTCTCTGTCTCCTTCCACAAGGGAGCAGGAGCTCTCGGTGGGGCTCTGA